The following proteins are encoded in a genomic region of Dyadobacter sp. UC 10:
- a CDS encoding DedA family protein, which yields MEFLRQFIDIFLHLDKHLFDIVQEYGTLTYLILFLIVFTETGLVIMPLLPGDSLLFAAGAIAANESTGLNVWLIIILLIIAALLGDNLNYFVGKKLGGEIKKRERILFLKREYLEKTEAFYEKHGGSTVIMARFIPIVRTVAPFVAGAGSMNYSKYIIYCVLGALLWVPALTLLGFFFGNMEIVKKNFELVIFAIIGLSILPMIFGYFKSKFAKPTVV from the coding sequence ATGGAATTTCTAAGGCAGTTTATTGATATCTTTCTCCATCTGGACAAGCATTTATTCGACATTGTTCAGGAGTACGGAACGCTTACCTACCTCATTCTTTTTTTGATCGTATTTACTGAAACCGGTCTGGTAATCATGCCGTTGCTTCCAGGTGATTCGCTTTTATTCGCAGCTGGTGCGATAGCAGCCAATGAAAGCACCGGACTCAATGTCTGGCTGATCATCATTCTTCTGATCATTGCCGCGTTATTGGGTGATAACCTCAATTATTTTGTCGGTAAAAAATTGGGAGGGGAAATCAAGAAAAGAGAAAGGATCCTTTTTCTGAAAAGAGAGTACCTTGAAAAAACGGAGGCTTTCTATGAAAAACACGGTGGAAGCACTGTTATCATGGCGCGTTTCATTCCAATCGTGCGCACCGTAGCTCCTTTTGTAGCCGGAGCAGGAAGTATGAATTATTCCAAATACATCATTTACTGCGTCCTCGGCGCCTTGCTGTGGGTGCCCGCATTAACACTTCTCGGCTTCTTTTTCGGCAATATGGAAATCGTTAAGAAGAACTTCGAACTGGTGATTTTTGCAATCATCGGACTCTCAATATTGCCAATGATTTTCGGATATTTTAAGAGCAAATTCGCAAAGCCGACAGTGGTGTGA
- a CDS encoding phosphosulfolactate synthase, with product MNFTLSQVPDRSQKPRQKGLTMVMDKGLSIRETEDMLSTSSPYIDIVKLGWATSYVSPNLNEKLAVYKNANIPVYFGGTLFEAFVVRNQFDDYRKLLDKYDLKYAEVSDGSIEMNQDVKCEYISTLAKQVTVLSEVGSKDENKIIPPYKWIQLIKSELQAGAWKVIGEARESGNVGLFRASGEVRQGLVEEILTEIAFEDMLWEAPQKSQQVWFVKLLGANVNLGNIAPSELIPLETIRLGLRGDTFNHFLNAKTKQKWKIDSKS from the coding sequence ATGAATTTTACGTTATCGCAGGTCCCCGACCGTTCCCAAAAACCCCGTCAAAAGGGATTGACCATGGTAATGGATAAAGGGCTTAGTATCAGAGAGACAGAGGATATGTTATCAACTTCCTCCCCTTATATTGATATCGTAAAGCTGGGCTGGGCTACCTCTTACGTCAGTCCGAATCTCAACGAAAAACTGGCAGTCTACAAAAACGCCAACATACCTGTTTATTTCGGCGGCACACTCTTCGAGGCATTTGTTGTAAGAAACCAATTTGACGATTACCGCAAGCTGCTCGACAAATATGACCTGAAATACGCCGAAGTTTCCGACGGTTCCATTGAAATGAACCAGGACGTTAAATGCGAATATATCAGTACACTTGCCAAGCAGGTGACCGTTCTATCCGAAGTAGGTTCCAAGGACGAAAACAAAATCATTCCTCCTTACAAATGGATCCAGCTGATCAAATCCGAATTGCAGGCTGGCGCCTGGAAAGTGATCGGCGAAGCCCGTGAATCGGGTAATGTGGGCTTGTTCCGTGCGAGCGGAGAAGTTCGCCAGGGACTGGTTGAGGAAATCCTGACGGAAATTGCTTTTGAAGACATGCTTTGGGAAGCCCCTCAAAAATCACAACAGGTTTGGTTTGTAAAATTGCTGGGCGCCAATGTGAATCTTGGCAATATCGCGCCAAGTGAACTGATTCCGCTAGAAACGATCCGCCTTGGTCTTCGCGGAGATACATTTAACCACTTCCTGAATGCAAAGACCAAGCAAAAATGGAAGATCGACTCCAAATCATAA